A DNA window from Arachis duranensis cultivar V14167 chromosome 3, aradu.V14167.gnm2.J7QH, whole genome shotgun sequence contains the following coding sequences:
- the LOC127745752 gene encoding protein ALP1-like, whose product MNFVYVLSGWEGSASDSRVLRDAITRRNGLKIPIGCYYLVDAGYTNGRGFLSPYRNVRYHVNEWVQGHRAPQNRLELFNKKHSSARNVIERCFGLLKKRWAILRSPSFYPIRVQSHIIIACCLLQNFIRMNMDVDPEEDATLLPEHIPVGDDTIVDEADTIDVVESSHEWTQWREDLATEMWEIWRGERGA is encoded by the exons ATGAATTTTGTCTATGTCCTTAGCGGTTGGGAAGGATCGGCATCTGATTCAAGGGTACTTAGGGATGCTATTACTCGACGTAATGGCTTGAAAATACCCATTG GGTGTTATTACTTAGTGGATGCTGGCTAtaccaatgggagaggattttTATCTCCTTATAGAAATGTTCGCTATCATGTGAATGAGTGGGTTCAAGGTCATCGGGCACCACAAAATCGTCTAGAGTTATTTAATAAGAAGCATTCTTCGGCTAGAAATGTGATTGAGCGGTGCTTTGGGTTGCTTAAGAAAAGATGGGCAATTCTACGAAGTCCCTCGTTCTATCCTATTAGGGTTCAAAGCCACATTATTATTGCTTGttgtttgttacaaaattttattcgtATGAACATGGATGTTGATCCCGAAGAAGATGCAACTCTTTTGCCAGAACACATACCGGTAGGAGATGATACTATTGTTGATGAAGCTGACACTATTGATGTTGTGGAAAGTAGCCATGAGTGGACTCAATGGCGTGAGGACCTAGCAACCGAGATGTGGGAAATATGGAGAGGAGAACGTGGCGCGTAA
- the LOC107477247 gene encoding type III polyketide synthase B produces the protein MSEEILKKYPELALEGLPTVKQRLEICNKAVTQMAIEASQVCIKNWGRSLSDITHLVYVSSSEARLPGGDLYLARGLGLSPATQRVLLYFVGCSGGVAGLRVAKDIAENNPGSRVLLATSETTIIGFKPPSADRPYDLVGVALFGDGAGAMIIGSDPIEGTEKPLFELNTAIQEFLPDTEKKIDGRLTEEGISFKLARELPQIIEDNVEDFCDKLMSVAGFQNKEYNKLFWAVHPGGPAILNRIEKRLDLLPEKLNASRKALMDYGNASSNTIVYVLEYMLEEAIKIRKDGGDDPEWGMLLAFGPGITFEGILARNLCN, from the coding sequence ATGTCTGAGGAGATACTAAAGAAGTACCCAGAACTTGCGCTTGAAGGCCTTCCAACGGTGAAGCAAAGGCTAGAGATATGTAACAAGGCAGTGACACAAATGGCAATTGAAGCCTCCCAGGTTTGCATCAAGAACTGGGGTAGATCCTTATCTGACATAACACACTTGGTTTATGTCTCATCAAGTGAAGCTAGACTACCTGGTGGTGACCTTTATCTAGCCAGAGGACTAGGACTCAGCCCTGCGACTCAACGAGTCTTGCTCTATTTCGTGGGGTGCTCAGGGGGTGTGGCCGGCCTACGTGTTGCAAAAGACATAGCTGAGAACAACCCTGGTAGCAGAGTGCTTCTAGCTACTTCTGAGACTACAATCATTGGGTTCAAACCACCAAGTGCAGATAGACCCTATGATCTTGTTGGGGTGGCTCTCTTTGGTGATGGCGCTGGTGCAATGATAATTGGCTCAGACCCAATAGAGGGTACTGAGAAGCCTCTCTTTGAGCTTAACACAGCAATTCAAGAGTTTCTGCCAGACACTGAGAAGAAAATTGATGGAAGATTGACTGAGGAGGGGATAAGCTTCAAATTGGCAAGAGAACTTCCTCAGATAATTGAGGACAATGTGGAAGATTTCTGTGACAAGTTAATGAGTGTTGCTGGATTCCAGAACAAGGAGTATAATAAGCTGTTCTGGGCAGTGCATCCAGGTGGCCCTGCAATCTTAAACCGCATAGAGAAGAGGCTCGACTTGCTGCCAGAGAAGTTGAATGCAAGTAGAAAGGCTTTGATGGATTATGGAAATGCTAGCAGCAACACCATTGTGTATGTGCTGGAATACATGCTAGAAGAGGCCATTAAGATTAGAAAGGATGGTGGAGATGATCCTGAATGGGGCATGTTGCTTGCTTTTGGACCTGGGATCACTTTTGAAGGGATTCTAGCAAGGAACCTGTGTAATTAA
- the LOC107477257 gene encoding uncharacterized protein At4g19900-like: MFRTLRSRLRSQRRPRYGLLLCALVSTLFLFSFHHTPQTNNPHHHRHHHHRHHHHRRFLRRIHPFHHLVNYDTLLSDSVVDAASSSEDAIDALDIVDEQSTLGDTSDDDDTADAGEEPSLIQLNVSGYFFYHVGGAIRKAFTKSSPGDREDGSRQVGIFLGSPELMGFFGVTHPKKGVEDTLLLKLGRKYSPLREGWGDWFDKKGDFLRKDKMLRSNLEGLNPLHNPFLQDPDGVGVTGLTKGDKILHKALLNELKRQPFRGEKLPGSSQHD, encoded by the exons ATGTTTCGAACTCTCCGATCCCGGCTCCGATCACAGCGGCGCCCTCGCTATGGGTTGTTGCTATGTGCCCTCGTTTCAaccctcttcctcttctctttccACCACACACCCCAAACCAACAACCCCCACCACCACCGCCACCATCATCACCGTCACCACCATCATCGTCGTTTTCTCAGAAGAATCCATCCCTTCCACCATTTGGTCAACTACGACACCCTCCTCTCCGATTCCGTCGTCGACGCCGCATCTTCCAGCGAGGACGCCATCGACGCCCTTGACATCGTCGACGAACAATCCACTCTCGGTGACACATCAGACGATGACGACACTGCTGACGCCGGCGAAGAACCCTCCCTCATCCAACTTAATGTTTCCGGCTACTTCTTCTACCATGTCGGTGGCGCCATTAGAAAGGCCTTCACCAAGAGTTCCCCGGGGGATCGGGAAGATGGGTCTCGCCAAGTTGGAATCTTTTTGGGGTCTCCG GAATTGATGGGCTTCTTCGGTGTCACTCACCCAAAAAAGGGTGTGGAAGACACTCTTCTTTTGAAATTGGGAAGAAAGTATTCGCCTTTGAGGGAAGGTTGGGGTGATTGGTTTGATAAAAAGGGTGACTTTTTGAGGAAGGATAAGATGCTTAGGTCAAATTTAGAAGGGTTGAATCCCCTTCATAATCCTTTTCTTCAGGACCCTGATGGTGTTGGTGTAACTGGTTTGACCAAAGGTGATAAGATTTTGCATAAGGCATTGTTGAATGAACTTAAGCGGCAACCCTTTCGTGGAGAAAAGTTGCCAGGAAGCTCACAACATGATTGA
- the LOC127745426 gene encoding uncharacterized protein LOC127745426, with protein MASTPRQWTEQETEQFVAFMEELVVEGKRADAGQFKPGAFQKLADKMNEKFPGCGLTVKHIRNKHKRLKEKYMFVAEMLGCSGFGWNSEKMCVEVDSKQVLEAWGKGRNVTLYTPGKPFPLFERLGGIFGKDRTTGLDACSGKDAEEDVTPGSTFAAATAGGLGLAGDDVDMEDLAAAESELPNTFSTSFASSSEKNQGRHTATKKNNDAAVLSNLAETFKAAVEDQGKHVQVLANAMSGVNEQVNLGRTLKSLGFNTMEIVQIAKKFVQNPELKATFWSLDEEKTAFARDIMENF; from the exons ATGGCCTCCACACCCCGCCAATGGACTGAACAAGAAACTGAACAATTTGTGGCGTTCATGGAGGAATTGGTTGTTGAAGGCAAGAGGGCAGATGCCGGTCAATTTAAGCCAGGGGCATTTCAAAAGCTGGCGGATAAGATGAATGAGAAGTTCCCTGGATGTGGTCTCACTGTGAAGCACATCAGAAACAAACACAAGCGcctgaaagaaaaatatatgtttGTGGCTGAGATGTTGGGTTGTAGTGGTTTTGGGTGGAATTCTGAAAAGATGTGTGTTGAAGTGGATAGTAAACAAGTATTGGAAGCTTGGGGAAAG GGTCGCAATGTTACACTCTACACTCCAGGCAAGCCATTTCCGTTGTTTGAACGTCTTGGGGGTATTTTTGGCAAGGATAGAACTActggtcttgatgcatgcagTGGAAAAGATGCTGAAGAAGATGTCACACCGGGCTCTACATTTGCTGCGGCCACAGCTGGTGGCTTGGGTTTAGCTGGAGATGATGTTGACATGGAGGACTTAGCAGCTGCCGAGAGCGAACTACCCAATACCTTTTCAACCTCGTTTGCCTCTTCAAGTGAGAAAAATCAAGGACGTCACACTGCAACTAAGAAAAACAATGATGCTGCAGTCCTATCAAACTTAGCTGAAACTTTTAAAGCTGCGGTTGAGGATCAAGGAAAGCATGTGCAGGTTCTAGCCAATGCAATGTCTGGTGTTAATGAGCAAGTGAATCTTGGCCGAACGCTAAAGAGTCTTGGTTTTAACACAATGGAGATCGTGCAAATTGCAAAGAAATTTGTGCAGAATCCAGAATTGAAGGCAACCTTTTGGAGTTTGGACGAAGAAAAGACAGCATTCGCACGAGATATAATGGAAAACTTTTAG
- the LOC107477246 gene encoding LRR receptor-like serine/threonine-protein kinase ERL2 isoform X4 — protein sequence MDLSDNQLYGDLPLSISKLKQLEFLNLKRNQLTGPIPTTLSQIPNLKTLDLAQNKLIGEIPRLLYWNEVLQYLGLRGNMLTGTLSHDICQLTGLWYFDVRGNNLTGTIPDSIGNCTSFEILDISYNQISGEIPYNIGFLQVATLSLQGNRLFECIRSIQRKKISRNKATRGEDKALVSYDGCWDINRL from the exons AT GGATTTGTCTGACAATCAGCTATATGGTGATTTACCTTTGTCCATATCAAAGCTGAAACAGCTTGAGTTTTT GAATTTGAAGAGGAATCAGTTGACTGGTCCCATTCCCACAACTTTATCCCAAATCCCAAACCTGAAAACCCT CGATCTTGCACAAAACAAGCTCATTGGAGAGATACCTAGACTACTCTATTGGAATGAAGTCTTGCAGTACCT TGGATTGCGAGGGAACATGTTGACTGGAACTTTGTCCCATGATATCTGTCAATTAACTGGTCTGTGGTATTT TGATGTAAGAGGCAATAACTTGACTGGAACTATACCTGACAGCATTGGGAACTGTACAAGTTTTGAAATATT GGACATCTCATATAATCAGATTTCTGGAGAGATTCCCTATAATATTGGATTTCTTCAAGTGGCTACATT GTCACTTCAAGGAAATAGACTTTTTGAATGCATAAGGAGCatacaaagaaagaaaatctcAAGGAATAAAGCTACAAGAGGAGAAGACAAAGCGCTAGTATCTTATGATGGCTGTTGGGATATTAATAGACTTTGA
- the LOC107477255 gene encoding probable protein phosphatase 2C 47: protein MGHMFGDSLEKKARLHAIATFVVGFWILSVANNMLQVDGRNAWLIVTVREASERRNANWECRGKRGRAIELSKDHKPNCTLERLRIEKLGGVIYDGYLNGQLSVARALGDWHIKGSKGSKSPLSVEPELEEIVLTKEDELISTMKV from the exons ATGGGACACATGTTTGGTGACTCACTCGAGAAGAAGGCCCGCCTGCACGCCATAGCCACCTTCGTGGTCGGGTTCTGGATCCTCAGCGTTGCCAACAACATGCTTCAAG TGGATGGCAGAAACGCATGGCTTATTGTCACAGTTCGTGAAGCTTCTGAACGAAGGAATGCTAATTGGGAATGCAGGGGNAAAAGAGGCAGAGCCATTGAACTCTCCAAAGACCATAAACCAAATTGCACATTAGAAAGACTAAGAATTGAGAAACTTGGTGGTGTGATCTACGACGGATACCTCAACGGCCAACTGTCAGTGGCTCGAGCCCTCGGAGACTGGCACATCAAAGGGTCTAAAGGGTCCAAGAGTCCTCTGAGCGTAGAGCCAGAGCTAGAGGAGATTGTGTTGACCAAAGAAGATGAGCTTATATCTACCATGAAAGTTTAG